A single genomic interval of Pyrus communis chromosome 7, drPyrComm1.1, whole genome shotgun sequence harbors:
- the LOC137740261 gene encoding altered inheritance of mitochondria protein 32-like has translation MGFWSARGVDWLPCNVCAHGSRDNRCGVCGPVLIDKFQVEAELRGLMNQVFVTACSHIGGHKYAGNLIIYSPGSDGSITGHWYGYVTLDDVPELPDQHIGKGEIIE, from the exons ATGGGCTTCTGGAGTGCAAGAGGCGTTGACTGGCTCCCATGTAATGTATGTGCACATGGTAGTCGAGATAATAGATGTGGTGTTTGTGGACCTGTCCTCATTGATAAGTTCCAAGTGGAGGCTGAGCTGCGAGGATTGATGAATCAGGTATTTGTTACTGCTTGCTCTCACATTGGAGGCCACAAATATGCTGGAAACTTGATTATCTACAGCCCAGGTTCAGATGGAAGCATAACAGGCCATTG GTATGGCTATGTCACTCTTGATGATGTGCCAGAATTGCCTGATCAGCATATTGGGAAGGGAGAGATCATTGAATGA